From a single Sus scrofa isolate TJ Tabasco breed Duroc chromosome 13, Sscrofa11.1, whole genome shotgun sequence genomic region:
- the P2RY1 gene encoding P2Y purinoceptor 1, whose translation MTEVLWQAVPNGTDAAFLAGLGPPWGNSTAASTAAVPFKCALTKTGFQFYYLPAVYILVFIIGFLGNSVAIWMFVFHMKPWSGISVYMFNLALADFLYVLTLPALIFYYFNKTDWIFGDAMCKLQRFIFHVNLYGSILFLTCISAHRYSGVVYPLKSLGRLKKKNAVYISVLVWLIVVVAISPILFYSGTGIRKNKTITCYDTTSDEYLRSYFIYSMCTTVAMFCVPLVLILGCYGLIVRALIYKDLDNSPLRRKSIYLVIIVLTVFAVSYIPFHVMKTMNLRARLDFQTPEMCVFNDRVYATYQVTRGLASLNSCVDPILYFLAGDTFRRRLSRATRKASRRSEANLQSKSEDMTLNILSEFKQNGDTSL comes from the coding sequence ATGACCGAGGTGCTGTGGCAGGCGGTCCCCAACGGGACGGACGCTGCCTTCCTGGCCGGCCTGGGCCCGCCCTGGGGGAACAGCACAGCTGCCTCCACCGCCGCCGTCCCGTTCAAATGCGCGCTTACCAAGACAGGCTTCCAATTCTACTATCTGCCGGCTGTCTACATCTTGGTATTCATTATCGGCTTCCTGGGCAACAGCGTGGCCATCTGGATGTTTGTCTTCCACATGAAGCCCTGGAGCGGCATCTCCGTGTACATGTTCAACTTGGCCCTCGCTGACTTTTTGTACGTCCTGACTCTGCCGGCTCTCATCTTCTACTACTTCAATAAGACCGACTGGATCTTCGGGGATGCCATGTGCAAGCTACAACGATTCATCTTCCACGTGAACCTCTATGGCAGCATCTTGTTCCTGACTTGCATCAGTGCGCACCGGTACAGCGGTGTGGTGTACCCTCTCAAGTCCCTGGGCAGGCTCAAGAAGAAGAATGCGGTCTACATCAGCGTGCTGGTGTGGCTCATCGTCGTGGTGGCGATCTCCCCCATCCTCTTCTACTCGGGCACTGGGATccgaaaaaacaaaaccatcacCTGCTATGACACCACCTCAGATGAGTACCTGCGAAGTTATTTCATCTACAGCATGTGCACGACCGTGGCCATGTTCTGTGTCCCCTTGGTGCTGATTTTGGGCTGTTACGGATTAATTGTGAGAGCTTTGATTTATAAAGACCTGGACAACTCACCTCTGAGGAGGAAATCCATTTACCTAGTGATTATTGTACTGACTGTTTTTGCCGTGTCTTACATCCCTTTCCACGTGATGAAAACAATGAATTTGAGGGCCCGGCTGGATTTTCAGACCCCAGAAATGTGTGTTTTCAATGACAGGGTTTATGCCACTTATCAGGTGACAAGAGGTCTAGCAAGTCTCAATAGCTGTGTGGACCCCATTCTCTATTTCTTGGCAGGAGATACTTTCAGAAGGAGACTCTCCCGAGCCACCAGGAAAGCTTCCAGAAGAAGTGAGGCAAATCTGCAGTCCAAGAGTGAAGACATGACCCTCAATATTCTATCGGAATTCAAGCAGAATGGAGATACAAGCTTGTGA